From Micromonospora rifamycinica, a single genomic window includes:
- a CDS encoding maleylpyruvate isomerase family mycothiol-dependent enzyme, with protein MEETLGFADLLRLMDERSGAFRAAVAAAPSLDVPVPTCPEWTLFDLVRHLGEGRHRWAVTVAAGPAEAPPQVSAPAAPRERDALLAWFTASTRELLDALLEAGPDRGCWTWWGPSQSPQTTGAVARHQLQQVAVHTYDAQVTAGEPQPLPVAVALDGVDEFLTTCVATTFPWPHEPAVIDYHAVEGRSWRIWFSADGARTARLPDPVAAEVPAVTWASARGTAHELVMFCYGRITMDSLRIEGDRRVFEQLIAWEPGE; from the coding sequence GTGGAAGAGACTTTGGGGTTCGCCGATCTGTTGCGGCTGATGGACGAACGGTCGGGCGCCTTCCGGGCAGCGGTCGCCGCGGCCCCCAGCCTCGACGTGCCGGTGCCGACCTGCCCCGAGTGGACGCTGTTCGACCTGGTGCGGCATCTGGGCGAGGGCCGTCACCGGTGGGCGGTCACCGTGGCCGCAGGACCCGCCGAGGCGCCCCCGCAGGTGTCCGCTCCGGCGGCGCCCCGGGAGCGTGACGCCCTGCTCGCCTGGTTCACCGCGTCGACGCGGGAGCTGCTGGACGCGTTGCTGGAGGCCGGCCCGGACCGCGGCTGCTGGACGTGGTGGGGCCCGTCGCAGTCGCCGCAGACGACCGGCGCGGTCGCCCGGCACCAGCTCCAGCAGGTCGCCGTGCACACCTACGACGCCCAGGTCACCGCGGGTGAACCGCAGCCGCTGCCGGTCGCGGTGGCCCTCGACGGTGTCGACGAGTTCCTGACCACCTGCGTCGCGACGACGTTCCCGTGGCCGCACGAGCCCGCGGTCATCGACTACCACGCCGTCGAGGGCCGATCCTGGCGGATCTGGTTCTCCGCCGACGGTGCCCGGACCGCCCGCCTCCCCGACCCGGTCGCCGCCGAGGTCCCGGCGGTGACCTGGGCCTCCGCCCGCGGGACGGCCCACGAGCTGGTCATGTTCTGCTACGGCCGCATCACGATGGACTCGCTGCGGATCGAGGGCGACCGGCGCGTCTTCGAGCAGCTCATCGCCTGGGAGCCGGGGGAGTAG
- a CDS encoding extracellular solute-binding protein: MQLATAAMLLVATTMTACGDSGDDGAKASAPKAPATVPELTTDPLTLSFIWFDWPPARALETFANAEYKKERPNATIKVNTVPNANWHDAIFTQFAARKTDFDIPILDSQHIGEAVTNGNILDLTDFVKQNIDVQAYNPYLLAAYGQFPQAETGKRDENASLYGLPLLGDTWTMIYRKDLIGDKPPQTWDQMISVAAKCQADHPGVSGLAFHQANGSDAAAVTYNTVNGVYGGNLWDAKNRKIDGVLNDAAGQEAMDVLVNKMKPLTAKGSGNWFIDEVNAAVAQGKACIAFNWIAASGGLLDPKQSTLGTTREQILDKLGFATLPTQKTNLVPLGGMGMHVSAYSPKANQAEALNFMKWFERADVQKKWAAAGGVPARTDALQSPEFLNAGPFNQVYTDSVPRMRDMWNVPEYARLVDIENTGVNAALNGAKKPKEALDDIAREQQAVLDSGNRKGGGGL, encoded by the coding sequence GTGCAGTTGGCGACCGCGGCCATGCTGCTGGTGGCCACCACCATGACGGCCTGCGGCGACAGCGGGGACGACGGCGCGAAGGCGAGCGCCCCCAAGGCACCGGCGACCGTCCCCGAACTCACCACGGACCCGCTGACCCTCAGCTTCATCTGGTTCGACTGGCCCCCTGCCCGCGCCCTGGAGACCTTCGCCAACGCGGAGTACAAGAAAGAGCGGCCGAACGCGACCATCAAGGTCAACACCGTGCCGAACGCGAACTGGCACGACGCGATCTTCACCCAGTTCGCCGCGCGCAAGACCGACTTCGACATCCCGATCCTGGACTCGCAGCACATCGGCGAGGCTGTGACGAACGGCAACATCCTCGACCTCACCGACTTCGTCAAGCAGAACATCGACGTCCAGGCCTACAACCCGTACCTCCTGGCGGCCTACGGCCAGTTCCCCCAGGCCGAGACCGGCAAACGCGACGAGAACGCCAGCCTGTACGGCCTGCCGCTGCTCGGCGACACCTGGACGATGATCTACCGCAAGGACCTGATCGGCGACAAGCCCCCGCAGACCTGGGACCAGATGATCTCCGTCGCCGCGAAGTGCCAGGCGGACCACCCGGGCGTCAGCGGACTGGCGTTCCACCAGGCCAACGGCTCCGACGCGGCGGCCGTCACCTACAACACGGTCAACGGCGTCTACGGCGGCAACCTCTGGGACGCCAAGAACCGCAAGATCGACGGCGTCCTCAACGACGCCGCCGGCCAGGAGGCGATGGACGTCCTGGTCAACAAGATGAAGCCGCTGACCGCCAAGGGCTCCGGCAACTGGTTCATCGACGAGGTGAACGCGGCCGTCGCCCAGGGCAAGGCGTGCATCGCGTTCAACTGGATCGCCGCGAGCGGCGGCCTGCTCGACCCGAAGCAGTCGACGCTCGGCACCACCCGGGAGCAGATCCTCGACAAGCTGGGCTTCGCCACCCTGCCGACCCAGAAGACCAATCTGGTCCCCCTCGGCGGGATGGGGATGCACGTGTCGGCCTACTCCCCCAAGGCGAACCAGGCGGAGGCCCTGAACTTCATGAAGTGGTTCGAGCGGGCCGACGTGCAGAAGAAGTGGGCCGCGGCCGGCGGCGTGCCGGCGCGGACCGACGCCCTGCAGTCGCCCGAGTTCCTCAATGCCGGACCCTTCAACCAGGTGTACACCGACTCGGTGCCGCGGATGCGGGACATGTGGAACGTGCCCGAGTACGCCCGCCTGGTCGACATCGAGAACACCGGCGTGAACGCGGCGCTCAACGGCGCGAAGAAGCCGAAGGAGGCGCTCGACGACATCGCCCGGGAGCAGCAGGCCGTGCTCGACTCCGGCAACCGCAAGGGCGGCGGCGGACTGTGA
- a CDS encoding ABC transporter ATP-binding protein: protein MGTVAVRGLRKSFGRVQALDGVTLDVPDGSFFVVLGPSGAGKTTTLRAIAGLDRPDAGSVHLDGRDATGDAPADRDLAMVFQNYALYPRHTAYENIASPLRARRRSPGEIAAAVQRMSSLLHIERLLQRRPAQLSGGEMQRVALARALVRSPRAFLMDEPLTNLDLKLRVEMRTELTRIHRSLGATFVYVTNDQVEALSMADRVAVLKEGRVQQVGTPTEVYERPANQWVAGFVGSPPISLLACHAEGDRLVGAAGWTLPRPRATTARDGQALLLGLRAEDLSVETRGSASLPGELYGLEPLGDRTVVDVRVGTEILKIKARPTITGTPGERLLVTVDLDRAHLFDAGTGLSLSEAGR from the coding sequence ATGGGAACCGTGGCGGTGCGCGGGCTGCGCAAGTCCTTCGGCCGGGTCCAGGCCCTGGACGGGGTGACACTGGACGTGCCGGACGGCTCGTTCTTCGTCGTGCTCGGCCCCTCCGGCGCGGGCAAGACGACGACCCTGCGGGCGATCGCCGGCCTGGACCGGCCCGACGCCGGATCGGTGCACCTGGACGGCAGGGACGCGACCGGCGACGCCCCGGCCGACCGCGACCTGGCCATGGTCTTCCAGAACTACGCCCTCTATCCGCGCCACACCGCGTACGAGAACATCGCCTCGCCGCTGCGGGCGCGCCGCCGCTCCCCGGGCGAGATCGCCGCCGCGGTGCAGCGGATGTCGAGCCTGCTGCACATCGAACGGCTGCTGCAGCGGCGTCCGGCGCAGTTGTCGGGCGGTGAGATGCAGCGGGTCGCCCTGGCGCGGGCGCTGGTCCGCAGCCCGCGCGCGTTCCTGATGGACGAGCCGCTGACGAACCTCGACCTCAAGCTCCGGGTCGAGATGCGTACCGAGCTGACCCGGATCCACCGTAGCCTCGGCGCGACCTTCGTCTACGTGACCAACGACCAGGTCGAGGCGCTGTCGATGGCCGACCGGGTGGCGGTGCTCAAGGAGGGGCGGGTGCAACAGGTCGGCACGCCGACCGAGGTGTACGAACGTCCCGCCAACCAGTGGGTCGCGGGGTTCGTCGGGAGCCCACCGATCAGCCTGCTCGCCTGCCACGCCGAGGGGGACCGGCTGGTCGGTGCGGCGGGCTGGACGCTGCCGCGGCCCCGCGCCACCACGGCGCGGGACGGGCAGGCCCTGCTGCTGGGCCTGCGGGCGGAGGACCTGTCCGTCGAGACGCGGGGGTCCGCGTCGCTGCCGGGGGAGCTCTACGGCCTCGAACCGCTGGGGGACCGCACGGTGGTCGACGTCCGGGTGGGAACGGAGATCCTCAAGATCAAGGCACGACCCACCATCACCGGTACGCCGGGCGAGCGGCTGCTCGTCACGGTCGACCTGGACCGGGCACACCTGTTCGACGCGGGCACCGGGCTGTCGCTGTCCGAGGCCGGGCGGTAG
- a CDS encoding NAD-dependent succinate-semialdehyde dehydrogenase yields MSDPMDVLAPEHRRLRIGGDWRDAANGATFAVEDPATGRTIAEVADAEVADGLAALDAASGAMAQWAATPPRKRSELLTATYRALTARSEEIARLITLEMGKPLAEARAEVGYGAEFFRWFAEEAVRVEGRYSTAPTGGYRILTVPKPVGPCVFVTPWNFPLAMGARKIAPALAAGCTTITKPAGQTPLTMLLLARIMEEVGVPAGVVNVVTTRRSGDVVSALLADRRTRKLSFTGSTEVGRVLLRQAADNVLRTSMELGGNAALIVCADADLDVALDGAMVAKMRNIGESCIAANRIYVEEPVREEFTARFAERMGALSVGHGLDDGVDVGALIDDASVATIDGLVADAVDRGARVLVGGKRPDGPGHFYPPTVLVDVPDDARMLATEIFGPVAPVIAFTSDDEVLAKANDTEHGLAAYVFTRDLRRALRFAEGLDTGMLGVNRGLISDPSAPFGGVKQSGIGKEGSHEGILEYLDLTYAAVDLP; encoded by the coding sequence ATGAGTGATCCGATGGACGTCCTGGCTCCCGAACACCGGCGGCTGCGCATCGGCGGCGACTGGCGCGACGCGGCGAACGGCGCCACCTTCGCCGTCGAGGACCCGGCCACCGGCAGGACCATCGCCGAGGTGGCGGACGCCGAGGTCGCCGACGGTCTCGCCGCGCTGGACGCGGCGAGCGGGGCGATGGCGCAGTGGGCGGCGACCCCGCCGCGCAAGCGGTCGGAGTTGCTGACCGCGACGTACCGGGCGCTGACCGCGCGGTCCGAGGAGATCGCCCGGCTGATCACGCTCGAGATGGGCAAGCCGCTCGCCGAGGCGCGGGCGGAGGTGGGCTACGGCGCCGAGTTCTTCCGGTGGTTCGCCGAGGAGGCGGTCCGCGTCGAGGGGCGCTACAGCACCGCTCCCACCGGCGGATACCGCATCCTCACCGTGCCGAAGCCGGTCGGGCCGTGCGTCTTCGTGACGCCCTGGAACTTCCCGCTGGCCATGGGCGCCCGCAAGATCGCCCCCGCGCTGGCCGCCGGGTGCACGACGATCACCAAGCCGGCGGGCCAGACACCGCTCACCATGCTGCTGCTGGCCCGGATCATGGAGGAGGTCGGCGTCCCTGCGGGCGTCGTCAACGTGGTGACCACCCGGCGTTCCGGCGACGTGGTCTCCGCGCTGCTGGCCGACCGGCGGACCCGCAAGCTGTCGTTCACCGGGTCGACCGAGGTCGGGCGGGTACTGCTCCGCCAGGCGGCGGACAACGTGCTGCGTACCTCGATGGAGCTGGGCGGCAACGCGGCCCTGATCGTGTGCGCCGACGCCGACCTGGACGTCGCGCTCGACGGCGCCATGGTGGCCAAGATGCGCAACATCGGGGAGTCCTGCATCGCCGCCAACCGGATCTACGTCGAGGAGCCGGTACGCGAGGAGTTCACGGCGCGCTTCGCCGAGCGGATGGGCGCGCTGTCGGTGGGCCACGGCCTCGACGACGGGGTGGACGTCGGGGCGTTGATCGACGACGCCTCGGTCGCCACGATCGACGGACTCGTCGCCGACGCGGTCGACCGGGGCGCCCGGGTCCTGGTGGGCGGCAAGCGTCCGGACGGGCCCGGGCACTTCTATCCGCCCACCGTCCTCGTCGACGTGCCCGACGACGCGCGGATGCTGGCGACCGAGATCTTCGGCCCGGTGGCGCCGGTCATCGCGTTCACCTCCGACGACGAGGTGCTGGCGAAGGCCAACGACACCGAGCACGGTCTGGCCGCTTACGTCTTCACCCGTGACCTGCGGCGGGCGCTCCGGTTCGCCGAGGGGCTGGACACCGGGATGCTCGGTGTCAACCGTGGGCTGATCTCGGACCCGTCGGCCCCGTTCGGCGGCGTGAAGCAGTCCGGGATCGGCAAGGAGGGCTCGCACGAGGGCATCCTCGAGTACCTCGACCTCACCTACGCGGCGGTCGACCTACCGTGA
- a CDS encoding carbohydrate ABC transporter permease, with amino-acid sequence MAVSVDKAGSTGAARDHPPPARRRRRGRGRAVLEVALLTALAVVMLFPVLWMIETSIKDNRDVYAVPAKFVDFQVTLDHFRDVFVAPDGGRSALSVAFLNSVVVAGVSTVLATVLGVPAAWAYSRFALRAKKDQLFFILSTRFMPPVVVVVPIFLMYRQIGLIDTKLGLILIYAAFNVPFTIWMMKGFVDEVPAEYEDAAMLDGYTRLQAFWKFTLPLLVPGIAATAVFALIFSWNEFVFAIFLTSSDDVRTAPPAIAGLIGGTTVDWGLVAAASVVFALPVLVFAYLVRRHLVAGVTLGAVRR; translated from the coding sequence ATGGCCGTCTCCGTCGACAAGGCCGGGTCCACCGGTGCGGCCCGGGACCACCCGCCCCCCGCCCGCCGCCGCCGTCGCGGCCGGGGCCGCGCCGTGCTGGAGGTCGCGCTGCTGACCGCGCTGGCCGTGGTGATGCTCTTCCCGGTGCTGTGGATGATCGAGACGTCCATCAAGGACAACCGCGACGTCTACGCCGTCCCGGCGAAGTTCGTCGACTTCCAGGTCACCCTGGACCACTTCCGGGACGTCTTCGTCGCCCCCGACGGCGGTCGCTCGGCCCTGTCCGTGGCGTTCCTCAACTCCGTCGTGGTCGCCGGGGTCTCCACCGTGCTGGCCACCGTGCTGGGGGTGCCGGCGGCCTGGGCCTACTCGCGGTTCGCCCTGCGGGCCAAGAAGGACCAGCTGTTCTTCATCCTGTCCACCCGGTTCATGCCGCCCGTCGTGGTCGTGGTGCCGATCTTCCTGATGTACCGGCAGATCGGGCTGATCGACACCAAGCTCGGCCTGATCCTCATCTACGCCGCGTTCAACGTCCCGTTCACCATCTGGATGATGAAGGGGTTCGTCGACGAGGTGCCCGCCGAGTACGAGGACGCCGCCATGCTCGACGGCTACACCCGCCTCCAGGCGTTCTGGAAGTTCACCCTGCCGCTGCTCGTCCCCGGCATCGCCGCGACGGCGGTCTTCGCGCTCATCTTCTCCTGGAACGAGTTCGTGTTCGCCATCTTCCTCACCTCCAGCGACGACGTGCGGACCGCGCCGCCCGCCATCGCCGGCCTGATCGGCGGCACCACCGTGGACTGGGGTCTGGTGGCCGCCGCCTCGGTGGTCTTCGCCCTGCCGGTGCTCGTCTTCGCCTACCTGGTGCGCCGGCACCTCGTCGCCGGTGTGACGCTCGGGGCGGTGCGACGCTGA
- a CDS encoding ABC transporter ATP-binding protein, whose translation MAGIEVTALHKRYPDGTVAVEHVDLSIADGELFVMLGPSGCGKTTTLRAVAGLERQTTGDIHIGDTLVNDLPPAERDIAMVFQFYALYPHLRTRDNLAFPLRAGGLPKPEVQRRVAEAARLMRLGPLLDRRPRQLSGGEQQRVALARALVRRPRAFLMDEPLTNLDAELRADMRTEIKHLQGELGATMVYVTHDQVEAMSLGHRIAILNKGRVEQIGTPLEVYDRPASLFCAAFIGSPPMNLIEVEVADGKLRGQGGLVLTPPPDLPRDRPLVAGVRPEALEITAPGAHGSVPGRVVSVEWLGDEIIYVVDHGGRREVRVRMAPTVRFAADAPVGLRHTGGIPAVYDVHTERLVA comes from the coding sequence ATGGCAGGCATCGAGGTGACCGCCCTGCACAAGCGGTACCCGGACGGGACGGTGGCGGTCGAGCACGTGGACCTGTCCATCGCCGACGGCGAGCTGTTCGTGATGCTCGGCCCCTCGGGGTGCGGCAAGACGACCACGCTGCGGGCGGTGGCCGGTCTGGAGCGGCAGACCACGGGCGACATCCACATCGGTGACACGCTGGTCAACGACCTGCCGCCGGCCGAGCGTGACATCGCGATGGTGTTCCAGTTCTACGCCCTCTACCCGCACCTGCGGACCCGGGACAACCTGGCGTTCCCGCTGCGGGCCGGGGGGCTGCCCAAGCCGGAGGTGCAGCGGCGGGTCGCCGAGGCGGCCCGGCTGATGCGGCTCGGTCCGCTGCTCGACCGGCGGCCACGCCAGCTCTCCGGCGGCGAGCAGCAGCGGGTGGCGCTCGCCCGCGCCCTGGTGCGACGACCGCGCGCCTTCCTCATGGACGAGCCGCTCACCAATCTGGACGCGGAGCTGAGAGCGGACATGCGTACCGAGATCAAGCACCTGCAGGGGGAGCTGGGCGCGACCATGGTCTACGTCACCCACGACCAGGTGGAGGCGATGTCGCTCGGTCACCGGATCGCGATCCTCAACAAGGGTCGGGTCGAGCAGATCGGCACGCCGCTGGAGGTCTACGACCGGCCGGCGAGCCTCTTCTGCGCGGCGTTCATCGGCTCCCCGCCGATGAACCTGATCGAGGTGGAGGTGGCCGACGGGAAGCTGCGCGGTCAGGGCGGACTGGTCCTCACCCCGCCGCCGGACCTGCCCCGCGACCGTCCGCTGGTCGCCGGCGTCCGCCCCGAGGCCCTGGAGATCACGGCACCGGGGGCGCACGGGTCGGTCCCGGGCCGGGTGGTGTCGGTGGAGTGGCTGGGCGACGAGATCATCTACGTGGTGGACCACGGTGGCCGGCGCGAGGTACGGGTCCGGATGGCACCGACCGTGCGCTTCGCCGCCGACGCGCCGGTCGGGCTGCGGCACACCGGCGGCATCCCGGCGGTCTACGACGTGCACACGGAAAGGCTGGTGGCCTGA
- a CDS encoding alpha/beta fold hydrolase: MGTTEIRNVVLVHGAFADGSGWRGVYDNLTARGYRVAVVQNPLTSLDDDVAATVRILDRQDGPTILVGHSWGGTVITEAGVHPNVAGLVYVSALIPDAGENSAQQYEGFGPTPDFVIDVVEGYGYLNPDTFQAGFAADTSDADAAFLRDSQVPVNMAVFSTPVKNAAWRDKPSWAVIATEDRAFDQAMLQHMAKRANATVTNVPASHALFATQPAVVSEVIVAAAQGAAAGTR, encoded by the coding sequence ATGGGTACCACCGAGATCCGTAACGTCGTGCTCGTGCACGGCGCGTTCGCCGACGGTTCGGGCTGGCGCGGCGTGTACGACAACCTGACAGCCAGGGGATACCGGGTCGCCGTCGTGCAGAACCCGCTCACCTCGCTCGACGACGACGTCGCGGCGACCGTGCGGATCCTCGACCGGCAGGACGGCCCGACGATTCTCGTCGGCCACTCCTGGGGCGGCACGGTCATCACCGAGGCGGGAGTCCACCCCAACGTCGCCGGACTGGTCTACGTGTCGGCGCTGATTCCCGACGCCGGCGAGAACTCCGCCCAGCAGTACGAGGGGTTCGGCCCGACGCCCGACTTCGTCATCGACGTCGTGGAGGGTTACGGCTACCTGAACCCCGACACGTTCCAGGCCGGGTTCGCGGCCGACACGAGCGACGCCGACGCCGCGTTCCTCCGCGACTCCCAGGTGCCCGTCAACATGGCGGTGTTCTCGACGCCGGTGAAGAACGCCGCCTGGCGCGACAAGCCGAGCTGGGCCGTCATCGCGACCGAGGACAGGGCGTTCGACCAGGCGATGCTGCAACACATGGCCAAGCGCGCCAACGCGACGGTCACCAACGTCCCGGCCAGCCACGCTCTGTTCGCCACCCAGCCCGCCGTCGTCTCCGAGGTGATCGTCGCCGCCGCACAGGGCGCCGCCGCCGGCACGCGCTGA
- a CDS encoding carbohydrate ABC transporter permease, translating into MASATPPAPGRTRRLGDRGLAVAFVSPALLLLLGMSVFPLLWALYLSFTDYSATRGGPAHFVGFGNYTAILTSAQVHLRALTTLIYVVGAVSLQTVLGFSIAYLISRRTHGRGVLTTLFLVPMMLSPVVVGLFWRFMLDAQFGVVNSMLGSLGLGQVEWLTKQRTALLSLIVVDTWQWTPFIMLIALAGLTAVPKYLYEAASIDRASEWFRFRTITLPLVWPLLLIAVLFRAIEAFRLFDLVYILTSGGPGVSTETLSFHVYKVAFLGFNTGTASAYGILMVLVVIVLTQLYLRYLNKLKED; encoded by the coding sequence GTGGCGTCCGCGACGCCGCCTGCGCCGGGCCGGACCCGCCGGCTGGGCGACCGCGGGCTCGCCGTCGCCTTCGTCTCCCCCGCGCTGCTGCTGTTGCTCGGCATGTCGGTGTTCCCGCTGCTGTGGGCGTTGTACCTGTCCTTCACCGACTACTCGGCCACCCGTGGCGGCCCCGCCCACTTCGTCGGGTTCGGCAACTACACCGCCATCCTGACGTCGGCGCAGGTCCACCTGAGGGCGCTGACCACCCTGATCTACGTGGTCGGCGCGGTCTCCCTGCAGACCGTGCTCGGCTTTTCCATCGCCTATCTGATCTCCCGGCGCACCCACGGGCGGGGAGTGCTGACCACCCTGTTCCTGGTGCCGATGATGCTGTCGCCGGTAGTGGTCGGGCTGTTCTGGCGGTTCATGCTCGACGCGCAGTTCGGGGTGGTCAACAGCATGCTCGGCTCGCTCGGCCTCGGGCAGGTGGAGTGGCTGACCAAGCAGCGGACGGCGCTGCTGTCCCTGATCGTGGTCGACACCTGGCAGTGGACCCCGTTCATCATGCTGATCGCCCTGGCGGGTCTGACCGCGGTGCCGAAGTACCTGTACGAGGCCGCCTCGATCGACCGGGCGTCCGAGTGGTTCCGGTTCCGCACCATCACCCTTCCGCTGGTGTGGCCGCTGCTGCTCATCGCCGTGCTGTTCCGGGCCATCGAGGCGTTCCGGCTGTTCGACCTGGTCTACATCCTCACCAGCGGGGGTCCGGGCGTCTCCACCGAGACGTTGTCGTTCCACGTCTACAAGGTCGCGTTCCTCGGCTTCAACACCGGCACCGCGTCGGCGTACGGGATCCTCATGGTCCTCGTCGTCATCGTCCTCACGCAGCTCTACCTGCGCTACCTGAACAAGCTCAAGGAGGACTGA
- a CDS encoding MarR family winged helix-turn-helix transcriptional regulator: MAEPEYLNDRERRAWHGFLTMQEDLRRHMNRQLLGASGLSLADFSVLSALSQSPDGSLRVFELRELLRWEKTRLTHQVSRMVTRGLVERRSSREDARGNVVALTGQGRSAIELATPLHVNHVRRVFFDVISPRQVDALAAVSEAVLQALQDEPIED, translated from the coding sequence ATGGCTGAGCCGGAGTATCTGAACGACCGTGAGCGGCGCGCCTGGCACGGCTTCCTGACCATGCAGGAAGACCTCCGTCGGCACATGAACCGGCAGCTGCTCGGTGCGAGCGGCCTCTCGCTGGCCGACTTCTCCGTCCTCAGCGCGCTGTCCCAGTCCCCGGACGGCTCGCTGCGGGTCTTCGAGCTGCGCGAGCTGCTGCGGTGGGAGAAGACCCGCCTCACCCATCAGGTGTCGCGCATGGTCACCCGGGGCCTGGTCGAGCGGCGCAGCTCCCGTGAAGACGCGCGCGGCAACGTCGTGGCGCTCACCGGGCAGGGGCGTTCGGCGATCGAGCTGGCGACCCCCCTGCACGTCAACCACGTGCGGCGGGTCTTCTTCGACGTGATCAGCCCCCGGCAGGTCGACGCGCTGGCGGCCGTCTCGGAGGCCGTCCTCCAGGCGCTGCAGGACGAGCCGATCGAGGACTGA
- a CDS encoding iron-containing alcohol dehydrogenase: protein MLETVRGPRQLIVGEGVAQNIPRVVAESGSRVLVVTDRVLLGQPGVAGIVAAVRERVEVVAVFSDATPDVPLTDVDLAVSAAAEVDANVILAIGGGTVIDLAKIVGVIRRHGGTPRDFYGESRVPGPTVPLVAVPTTSGTGSELTPVSVLTDPDRALKVGVSSVHIVPDFAIVDPELTYTCPATVTAHSGIDAFCHAVESYTARPRPHGPRDPVEQVFLGRNPVTDHYALLAAERIARSLRRAVRDGGDTEARADMSYGSMLAGLAFSHAGNAAPHALQYPIGAATHTPHGLGVGLLLPYALDAARDAVGDRLADLARVCGLDVADASDAEATDTFLTWLDGLLADIGIPATLADIGVARADLPRFAEMAGGVTRLIQNHPGPTDTASLTAILEAAWTGERT, encoded by the coding sequence ATGCTTGAGACCGTCCGCGGCCCACGCCAGCTCATCGTGGGTGAAGGGGTCGCGCAGAACATCCCCCGGGTGGTGGCCGAGAGCGGCTCGCGCGTCCTGGTCGTGACCGACCGGGTGCTGCTGGGGCAGCCGGGGGTCGCCGGGATCGTGGCCGCCGTGCGGGAGCGGGTCGAGGTCGTCGCGGTGTTCTCCGACGCGACGCCGGACGTGCCGCTCACCGACGTCGACCTGGCCGTGTCGGCCGCCGCCGAGGTGGACGCGAACGTGATCCTCGCCATCGGGGGCGGCACGGTGATCGACCTCGCCAAGATCGTCGGGGTCATCCGGCGGCACGGTGGGACGCCACGCGACTTCTACGGTGAGTCGCGGGTGCCGGGGCCGACGGTTCCTCTCGTCGCCGTCCCGACGACCTCGGGCACCGGCTCCGAACTCACCCCCGTCTCGGTGCTGACCGACCCGGACCGCGCGCTGAAGGTGGGGGTGTCGAGCGTCCACATCGTGCCCGACTTCGCCATCGTCGACCCCGAACTCACCTACACCTGCCCGGCGACCGTCACCGCCCACTCCGGCATCGACGCGTTCTGTCACGCGGTGGAGAGCTACACCGCGCGACCCCGGCCGCACGGACCACGCGACCCGGTGGAGCAGGTCTTCCTCGGCCGCAACCCGGTCACCGACCACTACGCGCTGCTGGCCGCGGAGCGGATCGCCCGCAGCCTGCGTCGGGCGGTCAGGGACGGCGGCGACACCGAGGCCCGCGCGGACATGTCCTACGGGTCGATGCTCGCCGGGCTCGCCTTCTCCCACGCGGGCAACGCGGCCCCGCACGCGCTCCAGTACCCGATCGGTGCGGCCACCCACACGCCGCACGGCCTGGGCGTCGGGCTGCTACTGCCCTACGCGCTGGACGCGGCGAGGGACGCCGTCGGTGACCGGCTGGCCGACCTCGCCCGGGTGTGCGGGCTCGACGTGGCCGACGCCTCCGACGCCGAGGCCACGGACACGTTCCTCACCTGGCTCGACGGGCTGCTCGCCGACATCGGCATCCCGGCCACCCTGGCGGACATCGGCGTGGCCCGCGCCGACCTCCCGCGTTTCGCGGAGATGGCCGGTGGCGTCACCCGCCTGATCCAGAACCATCCCGGCCCGACCGACACCGCCAGCCTGACCGCGATCCTCGAAGCGGCCTGGACCGGGGAGCGGACCTGA